The following proteins come from a genomic window of Metarhizium brunneum chromosome 2, complete sequence:
- the nuo40 gene encoding NADH-ubiquinone oxidoreductase subunit, giving the protein MSYPLYAARSARQATHNAICRRFASDISVTRTGKPILRVEGGRSSLGGHTATVFGATGQLGRYIVNRLARQGCTVVVPFREEMTKRHLKVTGDLGRVVFVEYDLRNTPSIEASVRHSDVVYNLIGRDYPTKNFSLNDVHVEGTERIVEAVAKYDVDRYIHVSSHSADLQSASEFYATKARGEQVARSIFPEATLVRPAPMFGFEDNLLLKLASVLNLFTANNMQEKFWPVHSIDVGAALEKMLYDDSTTGQTFELYGPKEYSMRQIATMVDKEIYKQRRHINVPKRILKPIAGVLNKALWWHTMSADEVEREFMDQVIDPTAKTFKDLGIEPGDIANFTYHYLQGFRSQNYYDLPPATEKEKREDKKYIHVLDEL; this is encoded by the exons ATGTCCTATCCCCTGTACGCCGCACGGTCAGCCCGTCAAGCTACTCATAATGCAATTTGCCGACGTTTCGCCTCCGATATTTCGGTCACAAGAACCGGCAAACCCATTCTCCGAGTAGAAGGTGGACG ATCGTCCCTAGGAG GTCACACTGCAACAGTTTTTGGCGCAACTGGGCAATTGGGTCGGTATATTGTGAATCGATTGG CTCGCCAGGGTTGTACAGTTGTCGTCCCATTCCGCGAAGAAATGACGAAACGCCATTTGAAGGTTACAGGTGATCTTGGTCGCGTCGTCTTTGTC GAATATGATTTACGGAACACGCCGTCGATCGAAGCAAGCGTCCGACATTCCGATGTTGTCTATAACTTGATTGGCCGAGACTATCCTACCAA GAACTTTTCTCTCAATGACGTTCACGTGGAAGGCACCGAACGCATCGTTGAAGCAGTTGCAAAATACGATGTTGATAGATATATTCATGTCTCCTCACACAGCGCCGACCTGCAATCTGCCTCCGAATTTTACGCCACCAAG GCTCGAGGTGAACAAGTGGCCAGGAGTATTTTCCCGGAAGCCACTCTCGTTAGACCAGCACCAATGTTCGGTTTCGAAGACAACCTACTTCTTAAACTTGCCTCCGTTCTTAACCTTTTCACCGCCAACAATATGCAAGAAAAATTTTGGCCAGTCCAC TCAATCGACGTTGGCGCCGCATTGGAAAAAATGCTCTACGATGATTCCACAACCGGTCAAACATTCGAACTTTATGGACCGAAAGAGTATAGCATGAGACAGATTGCTACTATGGTGGATAAAGAAATCTATAAACAGAGACGGCATATCAATGTTCCCAAACGCATCCTCAAGCCAATTGCTGGGGTGTTGAACAAAGCACTTTGGTGGCACACAATGTCGGCAGATGAGGTTGAGCGCGAGTTTATGGACCAAGTTATCGACCCCACGGCCAAGACTTTTAAGGATCTTGGTATCGAACCTGGAGATATTGCAAACTTCACATATCACTACCTG CAAGGATTCAGAAGCCAGAACTACTACGACTTGCCCCCCGCAACAGAAAAGGAGAAACGAGAGGACAAGAAGTATATTCATGTGCTGGATGAGTTGTAG
- the GAA1 gene encoding GPI transamidase component GAA1 produces the protein MDTYLSSASALSLRRDPRMLKLPPYLSLVCILVGAIWLVLLPLDNYSRRTYISENALLPGQVHTYFGGSEQNIFRAYRRELDTLVNESNYDINNHLEVILSTAGIKVGRQNYTYNSAGKTYNGENVYGILQAPRGDATEAIVLVAAWSSVNETFNGNGVALAITLARYFKRWSLWSKDIIILIPPDSRTGTQAWVDAYHDAHDSNNVASLPLKSGALQGAIAIDYAMDQRFDGIHIIYDGTNGQLPNLDLINSIVNIGGGQMGMQTAIQGMQHHNDSYRDRLMTMLRGMLKQGLGICAGPHSSFIPYHVDAVTLQPYGEGWHDEMAMGRVIEGTFRSLNNLLEHLHQSFFFYLLMQRDRFVSIGTYLPSAMLLAANFTIMAIFLWVKSGQPAAQVQMPVVATFEKPAPAKPTFSKAPGIPPAINSTERDLSLPLGIVAGCHAASVIPLFVLSNVPARLLPSSLAMFCIFSAVLPFIISYLLPVCFTQRTQHFQLTKSLSLLVLGMALATLATLNFSLAFLVGMLASPLTFITPCKNTISKYFVVALLSAVAPPVVVYPATHLAGSSVAEFLQQASFGWNVWAVYTPVVIWCIWWPAWLVAMTNVLSGTSDGAEMFTTEKK, from the exons ATGGATACATATCTGTCTTCAGCATCGGCGCTTTCCTTACGGCGGGATCCACGCATGCTGAAACTGCCACCGTATCTCTCCCTGGTTTGCATCCTAGTTGGAGCTATCTGGCTTGTCTTGTTGCCGCTCGACAATTACTCCCGGCGCACCTATATCTCAGAGAATGCATTGCTTCCGGGTcaggtacatacatattttGGCGGCAGCGAACAGAATATCTTCAGGGCATATAGACGGGAATTAGATACATTGGTTAATGAGAGCAACTACGA CATCAACAATCACCTTGAAGTCATTCTCAGTACCGCTGGTATTAAAGTCGGTAGACAGAACTATACATACAATTCCGCAGGCAAAACGTACAATGGCGAAAATGTATACGGAATTTTGCAAGCTCCCAGGGGGGATGCCACCGAAGCAATAGTTTTGGTGGCTGCTTGGAGCAGCGTCAATGAAACATTTAATGGAAACGGCGTTGCTCTTGCCATCACCCTCGCCCGCTACTTCAAGC GCTGGTCACTTTGGTCGAAAGATATCATAATTCTGATACCTCCGGACAGTCGAACCGGAACTCAAGCCTGGGTGGACGCGTACCATGATGCGCACGACTCCAACAACGTTGCTTCATTGCCGCTGAAATCCGGTGCACTGCAGGGTGCAATCGCTATTGACTACGCCATGGATCAACGATTCGACGGTATTCACATCATTTATGATGGCACCAATGGGCAATTGCCCAACCTCGATCTTATAAACTCAATCGTCAATATCGGTGGGGGCCAAATGGGAATGCAGACGGCAATACAAGGCATGCAGCATCATAATGATTCCTACCGAGACCGGCTTATGACGATGCTGCGGGGAATGTTGAAACAAGGCTTAGGCATCTGTGCCGGACCTCACAGCAGTTTTATCCCGTATCATGTCGATGCCGTAACACTTCAACCATATGGTGAAGGTTGGCACGATGAGATGGCCATGGGACGTGTTATAGAAGGCACATTCCGGAGCTTAAATAATTTGCTGGAGCATCTCCACCAAAGCTTTTTCTTTTACCTGCTAATGCAGAGGGATCGCTTTGTTAGCATTGGTACATATCTCCCGAGTGCTATGCTCCTTGCCGCTAACTTCACGATCATGGCTATTTTTCTGTGGGTAAAGAGCGGACAGCCCGCTGCACAAGTCCAAATGCCGGTGGTAGCAACCTTTGAAAAACCAGCTCCAGCAAAACCAACATTCAGCAAAGCTCCGGGAATCCCGCCTGCTATCAACTCTACCGAGCGAGATCTTTCTCTTCCCCTAGGGATTGTGGCAGGGTGTCATGCCGCATCTGTGATTCCTCTTTTCGTCCTAAGCAATGTTCCTGCAAGA TTGCTACCAAGCTCATTGGCCATGTTTTGCATCTTCTCTGCCGTGCTTCCATTCATCATATCGTACCTTCTTCCCGTATGCTTCACACAAAGGACGCAGCACTTTCAGCTGACTAAGTCGCTGTCCTTGCTTGTCCTTGGAATGGCATTAGCGACGCTGGCTACTCTGAACTTCTCGTTAGCATTCTTGGTGGGCATGCTTGCCAGCCCATTAACATTTATAACACCATGCAAGAACACTATTTCCAAATATTTTGTCGTTGCCTTGCTCAGTGCAGTGGCACCACCAGTGGTTGTGTATCCAGCAACTCATCTCGCCGGCTCATCTGTCGCTGAATTCTTGCAGCAGGCTAGTTTTGGGTGGAATGTATGGGCCGTGTATACGCCTGTTGTGATTTGGTGTATATGGTGGCCGGCCTGGCTAGTTGCGATGACGAATGTCCTCTCTGGGACTTCCGACGGCGCCGAAATGTTCACCACGGAGAAGAAATAA